GCTCCATATTATCCATGTCGTTTACAGTATTTACGTTCTTTTCCATATCTTATTCCTCTTTAAATAGAGCAAATGTCGCCATTAAATCGTATACAGGCTGACAATTCTCGAAGCTTTCATTCATTATTACTTCCCAATCGTCAATAAGGCATGGGTGAGTTTTTTCTGCCTCGTCTCTTTTATTTCCATATCTAAAATTCATAGCATAGTAAGAATTATTCCATCTCTTATGTTCCAGTCTCGACATGTAGTCAAGTATCGGGTTTTCCGTTAGAAACTCACTAAATGCAAGTTTAAAACCTTCCTTATCTTGCCCGTATTTTTCCTCTATCTTTTTAAATTCTTTTAACTTTCCGGTAATTATATCAGAAAGCTCAGCATCTGTTTTACCGGGATAGAGATTTCTAATAATTGCCTCTTTAATGGCGGCATGATCTGCTGAGGCTCTGGACGAATCTTTTTTCGTTTGAGATAATTCATACCAGACGCTTCCCCTCCCAAGCCCCAAGGAATCTGAGATATCATTATAAGAATTATTAAACCTTTTAGCTTTGACATCCAAATTAGATCTTAACATAACCGATTCGTTCATGATTTCTTCTATACTTCCAAATACCCTTAACTCCTCATGTCCACTTGGAAGCAGTGATTCAAGGTCAATCCCCGAGGTATTTCTAAGTGCTTTGGGTTCATGGTAAAAATATCTATCCACAACCGCGAGTGTTTCAAGGTTTAGAATAGTATTTTCATTCATAAAGAAGATTGCTGTAGGTCTATTATCTGTCATTTCGGATAGTTTTCTTGATAACATTTTGGATTTTAAATTAACAGATACTGCTTCTATCTCCAATGCACCCAGAATCTCCTCATTATCAAAAATGTATTTTTCTATAAACTTTTCAGCATCTTCATCCATAATGGTAAATTTAGTTTTTTGGGAAAGCGAAATAGTTGTATTATTTGCAGCAAATTTTAATAATGGTGCAATGAGCTCATTTGCTCCCAAAATTAGAAAATGAACTCTTCCTATTTCTTCATCAATCTTATTAACCGTGTACTCTGTTTCCGTTTTAGATAGTTCTCGAAGCCTTTTAAAATTGAACTTAAGTAATCCCTCCGGGTTGTTTAAATCGCTCAAAAGCTTTCTAGTCGTAAGCTCTAGTAGATTATAAGAGATGATGTCCAATTTCGATAATCCCGGTTCTTTAACTTTCGCACTTGATAAATATTTCTCTATATACTCAGGTATTGAGCCTGATAAGCAGTTTATATAAACATTGGTCTCCACTTCTGGTTTTAGATATTTTACTGTATTTTGAAAATTTGAATAGTTTTCAAGATCAGACTCTGCTCCAAAAATAATATGACTGGCTCGATTTAAGTTTAGATTCCTAAATAACGAACTAATGTCTTTTTTATTCGCTTTTTCTATATCGAATACATAAACTGCGACTTTCTTTTTCTCATACTGTTTTTTCCATTCTTGAGTTATTGGATCTTTCAATATGAGCGAGATATCATATCGATTTATGTCGTTTAATAGATTATTTATCAGCGAATCAATTTGATCCGATTTTTCAAAGATTACCAGATGTCTTTTGCTGAATCTATTCCTCATCCTGTTTCTGAAGTGGAAGCAGGAGATTTGTTATTTTAGTGAGCACTAGAGCAGATGTAAGTAGTGGTGCAAGCCACATGGCAATTTGATATGAGATTGTAGACTCCGCTTGCGCAGGTATCGGCGGTGCAAATAAAAACAGTTTCATAGTTCCATATAGCATTGCTGATACCAAACGCCATGGTTGTGTAATAATGGGACTATAGTATGAATATAGTCCATGCACACCAAGGGCAAGTGCCACCAAAAACATTATATAACTTAGTCTTTTCTTGTAATAATTCCAATTTTCTCTCATAATTCTCTCCATTTTGATTTTTAATCATTTTGCCAAATTTTGAATGACTTAAGTTTATTATCACCTAATCAAGATGAGAAATGATAATCACTTCTATAGTTCAGGCAGTTATACATTTGTATTAATCACTACTACCTTTTACTTTAATTTTTTAAATTCTTATTCCCTTAATATCTTCTCCATACTCTTACCTTTTGCCAATTCATCCACAAGTTTATCCAACCATCGTATTTTTTGCATCAATGGTTCTTCTATTTCTTCAACTCTAACCCCACAAACTACCCCTTTAATCATATCTGCATTGGGATTAAGCTTTGGAGCTTCTTCAAAAAAAGTACGATAGTCAACTTCTCTTTCTAATTGAGCTTTAAGTCCTTCCTCATCGTAACCTGTTAGCCAATATATCACTTGATTCAATTCATCTTTAGTACGACTCTTTTTCTCGACTTTGTTTACCAATAATGGATAGACCTTGGCAAATGCCATTTTATATACCTTTTCATTTTTCATTTTATACAACTCCGATTTCATTATTTTTTCATAAAAAGTTTTGTTTCAGACATTTAGACATATTCCTATTGAATAAAACCATATAGTTATAGATACCCATTTTTTTGTTATTGTTTCATTTAAGCTCATTAAATAGCTATCATAATCTAACGTTTACTGATAATCCGAATTCATTTCGGGTATATTAATAAAGAAAGGTTAATACAAAAGAAAGTAGTAGGTATTAATATGAAATTTAAAACAGATTTAATTGAAATTGCTTCCAAAAAAATCATTCATATTCCCGTTGAGTATAGTCAGTCACTTCCATCTAGAGGATTGGTGATGGCTAAAGTAACAATCGCTGACATCTCTGCCATACTGCCTATCGAGCCTGATGGAAAAGGAAGCCATTGGTTTGAACTGGATGAGAATTTTATAAAAGACTTGGATTTAGAGAGCCTAGAAAATTTAGAAATAGATTTGGAACCCATTAAAGAATGGCCTGAACCTGACATGCCCGAAGATATTTTAACTGGTCTTGAATCTGAAGGATTAATAGAGTTTTGGAATAGCATAACGACAAAGGCAAAATGGGAATGGCTTAGATGGATACGCTCTACAAGCAATCCCGATACTCGCGCAAAACGTATAGAGGTCGCCAGTTCAAAAATGAAAGCTGGAGACAAAAGACCATGCTGTTTCAATGCATCCAGCTGTACAGTTCCCGAAGTTTCGAAATCTGGAGTGCTAAAGGATTATTAGAGTTTGAAATTAATAATGTTCGAATAAAAGCCCATTATCCAAATAAAGGATTGGGCTTTTATAGTATTAGTTTTAATAATTTATATCAAGCTTCTTGCCGAGGAGTTGGATAGTCGTGTGGGATTAGTCGTGAGTTTTAAATATAGCAGTAGAATTCTTCGAATTCCTTTTTTTGTGTCTCTCCCTCAGTCAGCATAGTTGACAGCTCACCGGAGGAGTTGGATAGTCGTGAGAGATTAGAGATAAGTCTGAAATATAGCAGTAAAATTCTTCGAATTCATTTATTTATATCTCTCCCTCAGTCAGCGGGGCTGACAGCTCCCTCGTCAGATGGAGCCGGAAAAGATTTAAGTGTAAATTAGTCTCTAACCCAGTAAGTTGTGAAGTAGATAAGGTTTAGTTTTATTTTTTTGAGAGCCTCCCTCTGACGAGGGAGGTGGGTCGCCTAAGCGACTCGGAGGGAGAGAAAAACCCAAGGCAATCATTACCTTTGTTCTATTTTCATGGCTATCATTCTACGCTTTTTTCATTAAATCTCTTCTATATCTTAATTATGAATACGCAAACATGGAAGTGTGGGGATGGTTGTGAGTTTGGAAGCAGTCCGTGAGAAGTTTAATATATAGCAGTAGAATTCTTCAAATTCCTTTGTAATATGTCTCTCCCTCAGTCAACCAAGTTGACAGCTCCCTCGTCAGATGGAGCCGAAAAGCACCAAGAATACCGTGATTGGCTAGAATTCGACTGCCAAAAGATGGAGCCTAGAAAACATAAAGTGACATCTTCACGTCGCTACATCGTAATTCTAACCTCAAACCTCTAATTTCTCGCATCTAAAACTGTGAGGTAGGTCGCCTAAGCGACTCGGAGGGAGAGAATTACCTAGACTGTAGTTGATTTAGCTACATTACCTCCGTTTGAAAATGTATATGATTTAATTGGTATTAAAAACAAATATGGCATTATTCAACTTCCCATAAAATAGATAATCTCTATCCAAACAGAGTTTATATACATTCTAAAGCCTCGTCAAAGACGAGGCTAAATGTTTTTAATGGGTATTAATTTCTTTATTGTACCGGAGTATTTATTAACCGAGTTTGAAATCATTGAATGCGTTAATTTATACAGCCCAAATATACTGATAACCGTAATTGCCGAGATGATTAATTGTAATTGATTTAGTGGATCTATAAATACAATTTCTCCAAATAATATCATCGTAGCAATAAGGGCAATTGTGCAGGCTACAAACAGAGCTATCTTTGTTTTTGTAAAAGGTCTGCAGTTTAGGAATAGTGCTAGAACCCCTGCTGCTGATAGTACTATGGTGGACATAGTAGATAGTGCTGCACCATTTATTCCGAGTGCGCTTGCTGTGAATTGTAATGCTATCATAACTGCTGCTGTAATTATACCTATCGGAACTGAAGTTCTTACATAATTATCCATAAATGAACCTGTAACTCTATCCTTATTAGGTCTTAGTGCCAAAAAGAATGAAGGTATGCCAATTGTAAGCGCATTAATAAATGTCATTTGTA
The sequence above is a segment of the Peptoniphilaceae bacterium AMB_02 genome. Coding sequences within it:
- a CDS encoding DUF2200 domain-containing protein, which translates into the protein MKNEKVYKMAFAKVYPLLVNKVEKKSRTKDELNQVIYWLTGYDEEGLKAQLEREVDYRTFFEEAPKLNPNADMIKGVVCGVRVEEIEEPLMQKIRWLDKLVDELAKGKSMEKILRE
- a CDS encoding YdeI/OmpD-associated family protein, translated to MKFKTDLIEIASKKIIHIPVEYSQSLPSRGLVMAKVTIADISAILPIEPDGKGSHWFELDENFIKDLDLESLENLEIDLEPIKEWPEPDMPEDILTGLESEGLIEFWNSITTKAKWEWLRWIRSTSNPDTRAKRIEVASSKMKAGDKRPCCFNASSCTVPEVSKSGVLKDY